A region from the Melospiza georgiana isolate bMelGeo1 chromosome 10, bMelGeo1.pri, whole genome shotgun sequence genome encodes:
- the NPPC gene encoding C-type natriuretic peptide — MQISPLLAGGLLLALLSVRLEAKPASQLPQKASRGSAAAAAAAGPPEAAEREKEREKERSGGGGGSGPREAREARAEARPRAGWARLLQDPPGRRHKGLHKKGLGKGCFGLKLDRIGAMSGLGC, encoded by the exons ATGCAGATCTCACCCTTGCTGGCTGGTGGACTTTTACTCGCGCTGCTCTCCGTCAGGCTGGAGGCGAAGCCGGCGTCTCAGCTCCCACAGAAG GCCTCCCGCGGGtcggcggcagcggcggcagcggcgggtCCGCCCGAGGCGGCGGAGCGGGAGAAGGAGCGGGAGAAggagcggagcggcggcggcggcggctcgggCCCGCGGGAGGCGCGGGAGGCGCGGGCCGAGGCGCGGCCGCGGGCGGGCTGGGCGCGGCTGCTGCAGGACCCGCCGGGCCGCCGCCACAAGGGCCTCCACAAGAAGGGCCTGGGCAAGGGCTGCTTCGGGCTCAAGCTGGATCGCATCGGCGCCATGAGCGGCCTCGGATGCTGA
- the COPS7B gene encoding COP9 signalosome complex subunit 7b has protein sequence MAGEQKPSCNLLEQFILLAKGTSGSALTALINQVLEAPGVYVFGELLELTNVKELAEGSNAAYFQLLNLFAYGTYRDYVANKDNLPELTVTQKNKLKHLTIVSLASRMKCIPYSVLLKDLDMRNLRELEDLIIEAVYTDIIQGKLDQRNQVLEVDFCIGRDIQKKDISNIVKTLQEWCDGCEAVLLGIEQQVLRANQYKENHHRTQQQVEMEVTNIKKTLKATASSSAQEMEQQLVERECPPHTEQRQPTKKMSKVKGLVSSRH, from the exons ATGGCAGGAgaacagaagccatcctgcaATCTTCTAGAGCAGTTCATTTTACTAGCCAAAGGAACAAGTGGCTCAGCTCTGACTGCTCTTATAAATCAAGTGCTGGAAGCTCCTGGGGTTTATGTCTTTGGAGAGCTGTTGGAGTTAACAAATGTGAAAGAG CTTGCTGAGGGCTCTAATGCTGCTTATTTCCAGCTGCTGAACCTGTTTGCATACGGAACCTACCGGGACTATGTGG CAAACAAAGATAACCTGCCTGAATTAACAGTGACTCAGAAAAACAAGCTGAAGCACTTGACGATCGTGAGCCTGGCTTCCCGAATGAAG TGCATTCCCTATTCTGTGTTGCTGAAGGACCTGGATATGAGGaatctgagggagctggaagatCTCATTATTGAAGCAGTTTACACAGATATTATCCAGGGGAAGTTGGATCAGCGAAACCAGGTGTTAGAGGTGGATTTTTGTATTGGCAGAGACATTCAGAAGAAGGACATCAGTAACATTGTCAAAACACTCCAGGAATG GTGTGATGGCTGTGAAGCAGTTCTTTTAGGAATTGAGCAGCAAGTACTTAGAGCCAACCAGTACAAAGAGAACCACCACCGAACTCAGCAGCAGGTAGAGATGGAG GTCACaaacataaagaaaacattaaaagcTACAGCCTCGTCGTCGGCACAGGAGATGGAACAGCAGCTGGTAGAGCGAGAGTGCCCTCCACACACAGAACAAAGGCAGCCCACAAAGAAGATGTCCAAAGTCAAAGGGCTGGTCTCCAGCCGTCACTAG